ACGTGGTCGCCCAGGCCCACGGTATCGAACAGTGGCCAGTGGTGGCCATCAAGGCCTATGTCGGCCATTCCCAGGGAACCGCAGCTGGCGACCAGTTGACCAATGCTCTGGGTAGCTTCGCCCACCACCTGCTCCCGGGTATCAGCACCGTCGACACCATAGCTGATGACGTGCATGCCGAGCGCCTGCGCTTCTTCCAGCAACCGCTGGCCTTCGAAGCCGATGCAGCCTTCATCAATGCCAAGGGCTTCGGCGGTAACAATGCCACCGGAGTGGTGCTGTCACCCGATGCCACTGAGCGCCTGCTGCGCAAGCGTCATGGCGAGGCAACCCTCGACAAGTGGCGTGTCCGTCGCGAGGAAGTACGTGCCCGAGCCGGTCGCTACCATGCAGCGGCCGATACAGGCCACTTCGATGTTCGCTATCGTTTCGGTGAAGGCGTGCTGGAAGGCCCGGAACTGAGTGTGGGGATCGAAAGCATCCATATCCCGGGTTATGCTCGGCCAGTCTCGTTGAACGTCGATAACCCCTTCGGGCGTCTCGACGACGATTGACTCGCGATTCGTGCCCTCCCCCTAGCTCGCTGGACGGGTTCCAGGAGGGTGCCGTTGTCAGGAGAACCTCATGACCATCGCCGTCTATCCCGGCACCTTCGACCCCATCACCAATGGTCACTACGACTTGATCGAACGCGCGTCACGCCTGTTTGACAAAGTGATAGTGGCCATCGCCACCAGTCCAGGCAAAGGACCGGCACTGGACCTCGACACCCGTATGCAATTGGTCCGCGAAGTGGTCAGTGCCCATGGCAACGTCGAGGTGGTTGGTTTCTCGGGGCTGATGACAGAGTTCATGCAACAGCAGCAGGCTCGCGTCCTGTTGCGTGGCCTACGAGCAGTATCCGACTTCGAGTATGAACTGCAGTTGGCCAATATGAACCGCGCTCAGATGCCGGATCTGGAGACAGTGTTCCTGACACCAGAAGTCGAGAATTCCTACATTTCCTCGACGCTGGTCCGGGAAATCGCCCGTCTTGGCGGCGATGTCTCGCGTCATGTCCATCCCAGGGTCGCTGAAACGCTGCGTAAGCATTACAATACCTGACTAAACCAGTGGGATTTATTGCGACTCATTCGCAATCTCCCGGTGCAACACGGATTCCCGCGTTGCGTGGCCCCATGCCAAGTATGGATGAGGACCCCCATGGCCCTGATGATCACCGATGAGTGCATCAACTGCGACGTCTGCGAACCTGAATGCCCCAACGACGCGATTTCTCCCGGCGAGGAGATCTACATCATCGACCCCAACCTCTGTACCGAGTGCGTGGGTCACTATGATGAGCCCCAGTGTCAGCAGGTCTGTCCGGTGGACTGCATTCCACTGGATCCGGAGCGTGCCGAGACCCACGACCAGTTGATGCAGAAGTACCACATCATTACCGCTGCCTGATATTCGCTGACCGAGCCATCGCTCAAGCCAGCACTACATAGAGCACAGCGCCTGTCAACGGGCTGGAACAAGAGCCCCGGGGAGCAGGAAGAGCGGGCAGAACTGGAAGCATGAGGGAGAGGATCTTCTTCGCTCAGGTGTCCGCTCTCTCGATGTCAGTCGCAGTGCTCAGGCTCTCGTCGAGCATATCGTTCTTGCCTCCGCCTTCGAGCAGAATCGCAATCGCTGCGAGCGAGCCATGGCCAATATCAGCAACGAACTCGCATAACCCCGCACAAAACCAACCCCTTCCAGAATGTATCCAGCACACCTATTACAGCCGCCCCTTCGCGACAGCATGAGCTCATGGTGAAAATCACCAGCCCTACAGATGACAAGGTGTGCTGGCAAACATCGGGGAAATTCCCTTGAACGACTCACGACACCCTCCACAAGGCCTTTCCGTACCCACACAGCTGTCAGATTCACGGATCTCGCATCGGATTCGACCGTAGCCCGGCCAGTATTGCTCTGTTGGCTTGCAGCCAGCCGGACACAACGCGATCATGTGAGCCCTTTACCCAGAGCCAGACCGTGCACACCTTCAAGGACGCCCTCTCCAGCTTTCCACGCATCGCCACCATTGCCTGGCCGATCATTCTGTCCAATATCACCGTTCCGCTTCTCGGCCTGGTGGATACCGCTGTGGTTGGGCATCTTGAGGATTCTCGCTACCTCGCCGGCGTTACCCTTGGGGCGATGCTGTTCAGTTTCCTGTACTGGGGCTTCGGCTTTCTGCGTATGGGCACCACCGGACTGACCTCACAGGCCATGGGACGTGAGCAGCACGACTCGGTTCGTCATCTGCTGGGGCAGTCACTGATCATGGCGGCCCTGATCGGTGTACTGCTGATCGCGCTGGGCGACCCTCTTGTCGCACTTGGCCTGTACTTGCTTGACGGTAGCGAAAGCGCCTCACAACTGGCACAGAGCTACGCTGCCATTCGCCTACTCTCGGCCCCCGCGGTACTCGCCAACTATGCCATCCTCGGCTGGTTCCTCGGCCAGCAGAACAGCCGCGTTACCCTGGCACTGTTGCTGGTCAACAATGGCGTCAATATCGTCCTCGATCTGGTATTTGTCGTCGGCCTGGAGATGACCAGCGATGGCGTGGCCTGGGCCTCGGTGATTGCCGACTATAGCGCCTGTGGCCTGGGCCTATGGCTGTGCCGCCGTCGCCTGCTATGCCTTGGCGGTCGTTTCGTGAAAGCCCGCCTGCTGCGACTCTCGGCCTATGCCGAACTGTTCTCGGTCAATGGCAATCTATTCGTGCGTACCATGGGCCTGCTGTTCGCCCAGGCTTTCTTCACCGCCCAGGGAGCGGCTCAGGGCGATACCATTCTTGCCGCCAACGCCGTGCTGCTGCAGTTCATCATGCTGACCTCCTATGCGCTGGATGGCTTTGCCAATGCTGCAGAGGCCTTGACTGGACATGCCATTGGCCGACGGCGTTTTGACCAGTTCGCCACTGCCGTGCGCGGTGCCGCACTCTGCTCGCTGGTAACCGCAGGCGTTGCCAGCCTCGCCTTCGCCTTTGGTGGTAATGCGCTGATCGCCCTACTGACAGGGCTTCCCGAAGTGCGCGCCGCGGCGGCGGACTACATGCCCTGGATGGTCATGATGCCGCTGATAGCCGTATGGAGCTATCTGCTGGATGGCGTTTTCATCGGCGCCACGGCCATTCGTGAAATGCGCAACTCGATCTTCATCGGACTGATCGTCTATCTTCCGCTATGGTGGCTAACGCAAGGTCTCGGCAATCATGGACTATGGCTGGCCTTCATGACCTTTACCGCAGTTCGCTCGGCGGTATTGATCGGCTACTACCTGCGCTACCGACATTCGCGCTGGAGCGACAGTAGTCTTTGACTCGCCTATTGCACTGCGGCAGGGTACGGAAGAAGCGCATTGCCGGGCCCGAGAATATCTCCTACACAACCAGAAGAAGCGAACCACGCCATGCTGAGAGCTCTTTCACGTCCTGCAGTGAAACTGGTCGAGCGCTATCTGCCCGACCCTTATATCTTCGTGTTGTTGCTGACCCTGATCGCGGCTGCGGCTGCCATTGCCATCGAGCGCCAGTCACCGATGGCTGTCCTCACCTATTGGGGTGACGGGTTCTGGAGTCTATTGTCGTTCTCCATGCAGATGCTGTTGGTGCTGGTCACTGGCTTCATGCTGGCCAGTTCACCTCCGGTAAAACGCCTGCTCTCCAGGCTCGCCGGTCTGGCCAACAATGCCGGTGCAGCGATCATTCTGGTAACGCTGGTCTCGCTGGCCGCCAGTTGGATCAACTGGGGGTTCGGATTGGTCGTGGGCGCGCTGTTTGCCAAGGAATTGGCTAGACAGATCAAGGTTGACTATCGACTGCTGGTCGCCAGCGCCTATTCCGGTTTCGTGGTCTGGCATGGTGGTCTGGCCGGTTCAGTACCTCTGACCATCGCCACCGACGGGCACTTCTCGATGGAGCAGATCGGTATCATCGGCACGTCCGAAACGATCTTTTCGGCGTTCAACCTACTGATCGTGGCAGCGCTGTTCGTCTCCGTACCATTGGTCAATCGCATGATGCTGCCGAGCGAGCGGGAAAGCGTCTATATCGACCCGACCCTGCTCGGTGAAGAGAGTGACAGCACACGTCCCCGCCTCACCCGTCCTGCCGAACGTCTGGAAAACAGCATCACACTGGCACTGCTGGTCGGCGTGCCCGGCCTGATCTACCTGGTGAGCTACTTCATCGGCGGCGGCGGGCTGAACTTGAATGTGGTCAACTTCATGTTCCTGTTCCTCGCCATCGTGTTGCACCGTACGCCACAGAGTCTGCTCAACAGCCTCCATGAAGGCATCAAGGGCGGTGCAGGTATCGTCATCCAGTTCCCGTTCTATGCTGGGATCATGGCGATCATGATTCAGTCTGGCCTCGCCGAGACCATGTCTCAGGCGATGATCTCCTTTGCCACCGAAAAGACGCTGCCATTCTGGACCTTCATCAGTGCCGGCATCGTCAACATGTTCGTACCCTCAGGTGGAGGCCAGTGGGCCGTGCAGGCACCGGTTGTCATCCCCGCGGCTCAAGCGCTGGGCGTCGACATTCCCCGCGCTGCCATGGCCGTCGCCTGGGGTGACGCCTGGACCAACCTGCTGCAGCCGTTCTGGGCGCTGCCCGTGCTGGGTATTGCTGGCCTCAAGGCCAAGGACATCATGGGCTTCTGCCTGATCCAACTGATCATCACCGGGATCATCATTTCCATCGGCCTGACCTGGCTATAGACTGAACCTATCTCGATAGTACATAGCGCCTTGCCTCCATTGATGGAGCAAGGCGTTTGTCATGAAGACACATATAACGAAATACACCCAAGGACCGCCCCTATGGACGAACACCGTCTCCCCGGCCAGCACGAGCTGACCATGACCGTACTGATGACTCCTGATATGGCCAACTTCAGTGGCAAGGTACACGGTGGCGCAATTCTCAAGAAGCTCGACGAAGTCGCCTATGCCTGCGCCAGCCGCTATTCGGGGAACTATGTGGTCACGCTGTCGGTGGACCAGGTAACGTTCAAACAACCTATCCATGTCGGTGAACTGGTTACCTTCCTGGCCACAGTCAACCACGTCGGTCGTTCATCGATGGAAATCGGTATCAAGGTTGTCGCCGAGGACATCCAGCAGAAGGTGATTCGTCATACCAACAGCTGCTACCTGACCATGGTCGCCGTGGATGCCGACGGTCGCCCTGCCGCCATCGCTCCGCTGGAGCTCAAGACCGAGTTGCAGAAACGTCGCTTCGAACAGGCTACACGACGCAAGGAACTACGCCAGCAGGCTCAGCAGCAGAAATGACTCCCGCTATACCCGCCGCTCAGTAGATGACAACAACATGCATCACAACAACATGCATCATAACAACAAGGCCGCCCCTCACGGACGGCCTCCGGTCCTGCTGCCCTACCGAGCAGTGTCTCAACCACAAGTGACGTCGATGATCACATCATTGTCGTCCAGCTTGACGTTGAGACGGTCCATACGCAGGTCCATGGTCGCAGCGGTATTCGGACGCAGCACTCGCAAGGTTGCGGCACCGCTATCGCTCAGCAATTGAGCATCCAGGCCCTGCTGATAACCCTGTCCAATCAGATTCTGGACGGCATCGACATCGCACATATCCTGACGATCGTCAGTCATGGCGGGCGGCAAGGGTGCGGGGGCCTTCTCGGCCTGACTACCGCTGGAACCCGTGGAGCATCCCACCAGGCCCAACGAGGCCACCATCAGAAATACGCAGGAAATTCGGATCATGGTTGGCCTCCAATGCCTATCGGATCTACAGACTCATGCTCTTCAGATTCACCCTCTCAAGAGTCAGCCTGCACAAGAACAGGAAAAGTCCGGCGCCGCTGAACAGCGGCGCCTCGCGCCGGCTACTTGTTGGCGCTGTTCTGAATGCCTTCACCGGCCTTTTCGATATCCTGGCCAACACCCCGCCAGGTGTTGCAGCCACTCAGCATCGCCAGTGTCAGCAGCGACACCAGCACAACAGACAGGGTTCTTCTCATTGTCGACTCTCCTTGAGCATATTCTGGCTTGATACCCGACTAATTTAGCATGAAGGGTCCACAAAGTGAGCCAGTTCATGGGGCACAGCTCTCTCTACAGCACCAGCAGCTTGAAAATGATCGCAACAATGACGGTCAGCGTCAGCCACTTGACCACCTGGGCGCCTCGCGGACTCATATTGACCTTCACCGCCAACCAGGCCCCGGTCATGCTTCCGGCTGCAAGCATCAGACCGTAGCTCCAGCGCACCTGGTCATGCCACAGGAACATTGCCAGTGCAGGCAGCGTGTAAACCAGAATGATCACAACCTTGAAGGCATTGACTTGCGCGAGATCAATCTTCAGCGCGCGATACAGCACGATTATAAACAGAATACCTACGCCGACCTGCAGGAATCCACCATAGACACCGATCAGGAACATCACCAGATACACCGCCGGTGTCAGGCGTTCCCTTGTGAGAGGGCGCGTATCCAGACGCGGTTGAGGGAGGATCATGATCACTGCAGCGGCAACCATCACCGTCACCAGAATCGATTCAAACAAGGCATCACTGACCTGAAGCGCCAGCCACACTCCTACCAGCGACCCCAGAACTGCCGGCATCGCCAGACGTAGACTCAGGTTGATGTGACGAGCCCCGGCGCGGAAGAAG
This Halomonas huangheensis DNA region includes the following protein-coding sequences:
- the coaD gene encoding pantetheine-phosphate adenylyltransferase yields the protein MTIAVYPGTFDPITNGHYDLIERASRLFDKVIVAIATSPGKGPALDLDTRMQLVREVVSAHGNVEVVGFSGLMTEFMQQQQARVLLRGLRAVSDFEYELQLANMNRAQMPDLETVFLTPEVENSYISSTLVREIARLGGDVSRHVHPRVAETLRKHYNT
- a CDS encoding YfhL family 4Fe-4S dicluster ferredoxin, producing the protein MALMITDECINCDVCEPECPNDAISPGEEIYIIDPNLCTECVGHYDEPQCQQVCPVDCIPLDPERAETHDQLMQKYHIITAA
- a CDS encoding MATE family efflux transporter, whose product is MHTFKDALSSFPRIATIAWPIILSNITVPLLGLVDTAVVGHLEDSRYLAGVTLGAMLFSFLYWGFGFLRMGTTGLTSQAMGREQHDSVRHLLGQSLIMAALIGVLLIALGDPLVALGLYLLDGSESASQLAQSYAAIRLLSAPAVLANYAILGWFLGQQNSRVTLALLLVNNGVNIVLDLVFVVGLEMTSDGVAWASVIADYSACGLGLWLCRRRLLCLGGRFVKARLLRLSAYAELFSVNGNLFVRTMGLLFAQAFFTAQGAAQGDTILAANAVLLQFIMLTSYALDGFANAAEALTGHAIGRRRFDQFATAVRGAALCSLVTAGVASLAFAFGGNALIALLTGLPEVRAAAADYMPWMVMMPLIAVWSYLLDGVFIGATAIREMRNSIFIGLIVYLPLWWLTQGLGNHGLWLAFMTFTAVRSAVLIGYYLRYRHSRWSDSSL
- a CDS encoding short-chain fatty acid transporter encodes the protein MLRALSRPAVKLVERYLPDPYIFVLLLTLIAAAAAIAIERQSPMAVLTYWGDGFWSLLSFSMQMLLVLVTGFMLASSPPVKRLLSRLAGLANNAGAAIILVTLVSLAASWINWGFGLVVGALFAKELARQIKVDYRLLVASAYSGFVVWHGGLAGSVPLTIATDGHFSMEQIGIIGTSETIFSAFNLLIVAALFVSVPLVNRMMLPSERESVYIDPTLLGEESDSTRPRLTRPAERLENSITLALLVGVPGLIYLVSYFIGGGGLNLNVVNFMFLFLAIVLHRTPQSLLNSLHEGIKGGAGIVIQFPFYAGIMAIMIQSGLAETMSQAMISFATEKTLPFWTFISAGIVNMFVPSGGGQWAVQAPVVIPAAQALGVDIPRAAMAVAWGDAWTNLLQPFWALPVLGIAGLKAKDIMGFCLIQLIITGIIISIGLTWL
- a CDS encoding acyl-CoA thioesterase, with translation MDEHRLPGQHELTMTVLMTPDMANFSGKVHGGAILKKLDEVAYACASRYSGNYVVTLSVDQVTFKQPIHVGELVTFLATVNHVGRSSMEIGIKVVAEDIQQKVIRHTNSCYLTMVAVDADGRPAAIAPLELKTELQKRRFEQATRRKELRQQAQQQK
- a CDS encoding I78 family peptidase inhibitor — its product is MIRISCVFLMVASLGLVGCSTGSSGSQAEKAPAPLPPAMTDDRQDMCDVDAVQNLIGQGYQQGLDAQLLSDSGAATLRVLRPNTAATMDLRMDRLNVKLDDNDVIIDVTCG
- a CDS encoding entericidin A/B family lipoprotein produces the protein MRRTLSVVLVSLLTLAMLSGCNTWRGVGQDIEKAGEGIQNSANK
- a CDS encoding sulfite exporter TauE/SafE family protein, yielding MTYMEAFALLGIGVVAGFINVLSAGGSMLTLPLLMFLGLPPQVANGTNRVSIALQSVSATWNFFRAGARHINLSLRLAMPAVLGSLVGVWLALQVSDALFESILVTVMVAAAVIMILPQPRLDTRPLTRERLTPAVYLVMFLIGVYGGFLQVGVGILFIIVLYRALKIDLAQVNAFKVVIILVYTLPALAMFLWHDQVRWSYGLMLAAGSMTGAWLAVKVNMSPRGAQVVKWLTLTVIVAIIFKLLVL